gaatttgatcatagtttcggttttgatctttgttctctcattccacccgtgtatatatgtttctacattttcattattttatttattttagtttttaatttaataatcctaaaaccccctaattgtgtttacttgtatatatttctttctttgttttatttttgtaaataatactttttacttttattaatttgtttttgcaattacaggtgtaccctcaatccccggttagaacgatccccttattctatactaacgatgacatttcagggttaaattatgcgcttgttTTAAGCGTATcagaagttctgccaaatttttggaagaatttcttctaaggtgggccccgcagggccacctcggatttcagggtgaaatctgggtcgggtcctgtcatgcGGCATCTGGGCAGCGGCTGGGACTTCGGTCTCGTACGTCTGCTGGGttcttggggggggggggggtctgcGTTACGGAACGGCAGTGCGGCGAGGTTTGGATGCGGTGCGGCTGCATGGTGAAGGCAAAGCACGCTGGCAGCAAGCTTGGTGGGCTAGAGCGCTGGGCCCATGGGGGGAGTGGTGGTTGGGCTGGGTTTTTGCTTTGGGGCCTTGCTGGTGGTCTTTAATGTCTAATTATTTAGTTTCTCGTTGTTTTCTTTCCATTGTTTTTGTGGTGAGGTGTTTTGATTTAGGTTTTTGGCTTAGTTTAATAAGTGTCTACTCTTTCGAGCTAGGATTCTGGAGTCTTGGTATGGTAGGTGTGTCATGTTATTCCCAGGATTTCAATTTACTTTTTTGCAGTCAAAGTAATGGGGAGAATCTCCTGCACATGGTCTAGCGGTTTTGGGTCATGGTGTGGAAGGGAGTACCTTTCTTCTTGAGGTTGGCTGTGAGGATGTGCTTTGTCTCCTGGGTTAGTATGGATGAAGTGCCGTGGATATGGCGTTATTTCCGGGGACTATATGTTTTACTCTCGATGTTATCTTGTTGTCAACGTGGCTGTCACTTGCttttgcacgtggtctggttgGTTTGGGACACAGTGTTGATGAAGGGGAAGTGGTTGTTTGTAATGTTGGCTGCAGAGATTAATCGTGACTCTCAGAAGTGGTCTTATGTTGTAGCCCGAGTTGAGGGGCGATTAGGTTGATTAGGGGTTGGGCCCGTTTGGCTTATGGATGTCATCGTAGATGACGGACCCGTAATTGAGGTTGTtcttagggaggagagtggggaatttATGTCCACCACCGGTTGTTTCCATTTGTAATCGTATTTTATGGAATAAGATGTTTCTTtcatcctaaaaaaaaaaaaaaaaaaaccctacaTAGTCATGAAACCAATCCTCGTAGCTCCAAAAAGTCGATCCAGGACGGCAGATCAACAAACTTGGGGTAGCACAATGGCCACTGCAAGCGGGTGGGTTATAGACCCAATAGCCTCCAATTTCACTAGTGGCCATAGCCTCCCTTTCTAGTAGTGAATGTTAGAACAGCAATGGCGCCAAAAACTTCATACGACTTCCAAGTGCaccaaataagaaagaaaaaagatgagtACTCTCGAGTTTTCTTAGCAAACAAGAAAAGCAGAACACAAACCACCCACTTAAAAGGGGAGTTAGGGTGGTGGTTACCTTAAGAACCCAACTAAATCAATCTGAACtaagaaaacagaaacaaatatCTAAAAGACAATTTTTCTAGATTGAACAAGAGTGAACTACACGTAACCCATACTCAAGTCTCGGACTTCCAAGCAAACCAACCCTGCTCCATAGCCGTACCACACATCAACACGGCTATAATGCCAAATAAAGGCAGAACCCAGATCAGCCACCTGGAGGAGTCGACCACACTAGAGCTTAATCTGgggtggcggcggcggcggctgcGGCGGCGGCCAGTAGCACATAGCCGGAATTCATCAGGGGTCATATCAGAAAATTGATTGATTCCTACCGTAAAAGAGTGATTCCCTTGCTTGTTGAAGTTCTTGACCCACTCCAACTTGTTCTTGAAGATTGCGAAACGCCTCTCCTTCTCTTCGTCGTTCGGGTAATGTTTGTCGAAGGCTGCCATCCATCGCTCAAATTCTAGGAAAAGAGTAGAATTTGGATTCTCTTTGAATCTGCGGGATGTGGCTTGTGATGTTCCCAAAATCCCCAGCCACATGATGAATAATAATGTGGAGGTGATCGCGAGGCTTTTTGTATAAGCCATTGCTTTGTCAAAAGAAAGAGTGACAAAGATATATGTAAGAGCTGCGAAACTCTGGGATTAAATATAGAAGGGTTAAGGGTAAATGTTATGGGTTAAGAATGCATGCATCTATATAAATGAGCCCATGTACAACCCTAGCATAGCGCATCCATTCTTCTATATGGTAATAGCTATAGATTcttattgaaaaatgaaaactgaaacTGATCAAACATTTATAGTGAATTTAATAATTTCAAGGAGGATATATCGTATGGGATTTATTACTCATATTTAATCGGATCAttcctcatttacattttcacTTCCCTTTTTCGTTTGcttttttcataattttttggtAGGTAATGGCCAACATAATTGCaaaatgtaatcaattaagatTGAAGATTATATATGatcagatttgctcacctaagggacagttttaaaggactgtgagggacaaatgcatctaaaccatatgtattaaatataaaagcagaaattataacaatttaaaactgtgcatttattttcagccgtcagattcagttgtccctcacagtcccttcaAAACTGTCACTTAGGTGAGCAGACCTATATACACCCCTTTTTGGGGAAGACAATAAAAGACATCACTTAAGTAATTTCAACAATTTTCTAAATTTCGAACATACGTTAGAACCGATAATTAAAAACCATGACTCAGGGCCCAGAGTTTTCCGTGTCAAGAGGAGTCGGGAATTGTGGCCTGGTGGTTAACTTGTTGTTAGTAGAGGTGAACTCAGTGTACTCGGCCAAGATCATTATGCCTCTGGCCGTGAAGCTGTATATGAACGATTCCTGACTCATTGGCCTGTACTGAGTTACCTCGGAACTCGAAGAGAGAAGATAAAGAGTTTttcgtttttttattttatttttttaaattaaaaaagggtaaagaatagaaattaagaaaataaaatttcaatGAGCTTTTGTGCTAAATTGTTAGTAACTGTCCTCTATAAGCGGCTCGCCTACTTGATACTACAGTGACCATGCAGGTCCAAAGGCATCACTTTGTCATTGTTTTTCTTGAGACCCTTAATGATGAAGATGGCAATTTGTGCAGTGCTTGGCTTGATGGCAAGTGTAATGATGGGGGATCTGGTAATTGTTATCTAGCTACGAGGATGAATCTATTCCCTCGGAATGTGCTAATctcaaatgaaaagaaaagactcTTACGCgtatttttccttgttttttgtttctcttatttaattttgaaaatgaaCAAAACATTATCGTTCcaaagctatatatatatatatatatatatatatatatatatatatatatatattcctttgCAATATTTTTGTGGCATATGCAATTGTCAGTTTGGTTAATGATTTTCAAATTTATGTAGCCTTTTCCTTCCCTACTATTGATATCTCAGTGGATGCGCTTTTTGTCCCATTGGTTGCTCGATCATTCCCTTCCTCACTTTTTTCCTTTCCACCTTGAAAAGTTTGACGAAGAAATCCCATCATACATCAGCTGCTACAAGGAATAAAAGATGAAACCAGTTGTGGGGATCAAAGCGGATTAATTTGTCCACCTTTTCTTTCACAAGTTTTCTGACTAGCTAGTGCTTTTTCAGCTCATGATTTGTTGCTCTGCAGGAAAGAATTTGGCAATTCACTGCACTCACCCAGATTTAAAGACAGATTCGATTCCCTCAACAATGATACGATATTTTCAGTTTGTTGTAGTACAAGGTGTAAGACTGAATGGATTCAGGTGAGTTGGTCTTTCTTGTCTTTGTAACCAAGTAGGCATGTTGCTTGGGAGAGCCTCAAAAGCATAAGTTTTTCGATTCTATCTTGGACAGCTGTAGAAAAACAGAAAGAGCTTTTACAAACATTTGAGTAGCTTGAGAGTTTTCCACTCGCTACTTTTTccctgaaaaaaaaatgtgatagTGTCATCTTTTGGTAAACAAACACAAGTAACTGATAATTACCTGGAGGGATTGAATATGACTGCCTTGTAATCTGATTTGCCATTTGGATTGGAAAATGACTAGCTAGGCAGTATTAGATTTTAACATGCAGGGACGGCAGGAATTGGTAATTAAGAGAGAAAATGCTCTAGAAAAGCTAACTGTACTGGCAATACAAGGCTGTGGTTTATATATTATGAAGAATGTGGAACTTGTATGCTTGTATCCAAAGGCTGTGCAAATGGCGCATAGTTTATGGAATAAAATTCAAATTGTGTTGGCTTAATTAGATCCGATTCTGGTACATACGTCAATTAACAGAATTACGTGATGAGATGTTAAGATATACCAAGGCTTTTGGATAAGAATATATGGATCAGCTTGTCTAGTAAGTAATGCCAACAGAACTCTCATAATTCAGTTAATATAGATTGGCTCTTAAGTTTTGTACCTGTGTTAGGCATTTAACCCCGGGCCAGGCAAGCTTTTGTAGGTAATCTGTTGCTATCCATATTCTTTAGTAAATATTGAACTTCACGTTAGACATTTTTAATTTTGCATAACAACATATAATTTAGACCCTTTTTTACCGATATATTGGTCGGGCTGGATGgtgtttgaagtttgaaccTGCTAGGCGGCAGTTGATCGAGTTTTGTTTCTCAAAAATGAGGAACTGGCGACTCTTTGGATATCGAACTTTGACCACTGTACGTATAAGTAGGGATGACGGATAGGCTCGGGTCTAGACTTGGAATTGCTCCAAAGCAACTAGCTTCGACTTGTAGTTATCTGGTGATTTTGAGGAGGCTTTTAGCGTAATGGTTGGCTTCGGCTGAGGCTTGGATTCAGTGCATGGAGTCGATGACAAGATGACTACTCGCCATTGTGACATTCCTAATCTCTGACGCAGATTGACTAATCTCCTATCCTCATGGACTTCGGTCCAACTTATATATTTGACTTTCTTGATGGGttaaataattataataattttGTATCCATATGAGCCAGGAATAGGAGGGTACAAAATCTattcttttgttatttttaattaataggATTAGATAAAATTAGCTTCCCGGAGAGTATGAAACCTACCCTCGGTTCTGAAGGAGGAGCAGGATTCaatactccaaaaaaaaaaacttgtataAATAGAAAATTTTAACCCTTTGTTACCTACATTTTAAATGCCTTAATTTAACAATTCTCCCACAAGTTATAAACTATCAATTTCATTTATCGTGAGTTGGCAACTAGTTAAGCACTTATTCTATTGCATGCCGGCCAGTACTTGGTCGACATGTATAATTCTGCTAGCTGCGCAATCTTAACTTCTAATTTGAGATTGAGAATGCATTTATTTGACCAAAAGTGGAACAATAATAGGGTACTCTAGATCCGAAagtgaaagaaacaaaatttgcTTGAGAAGCGTGTTTGGTAATTCAATAAGTTTCATTCATGCAACGAACTAAACAATCCAAACTAATTATTAGTACAAACAAGTGTCAAAACTGCAAGACTTTGCCTAGTGTAGATCAAGAGTACTTCTGTACTATATCTCCCtccttccctctctctctctgggatTAGGGCCTTAGGCTTATACTTCAAATTCACGTGTATATtgataaagagagagagggagttgGTGTTCTTGTGTTTGACTCTTTCGTGTCCTTTTCGATGCATTTTTCTTCACTCACAAGGTAATGATCTTATTTCATCCATCTATCTGCTCTTTGTGTACAAACATTTTTTGCTTCCACTTCACATAATcaattctctctttctctctctaggcATCTCATATGGAGGTCCCCCTCCAATCCGTTTTCCACTCCACCCATATTTCGACCAACAAACacaatctctctttctctctgcataTAATTTTAAGCAAACCCCACAAACCAtcaacatcatcatcaccattacCACCGCATGAAGCCATCGATCTCATCGGTCATCTTATATACTCATTCTTTCAGATCTCCATCACTTAAACAAGACAAAGCCTGAAACTCGATATTTCCCTCCATACCCCATATCTGACCGATATATACCATATTTGAAACCAAACTAGCGAAAAACTCTAATCATGAGAAAGCCAGAGTTGTCCGTGGGAAAAGACGTAAAAGCGAACAGTAACAGCAAGAATAAGATGATGAATAATAAGCTCAGGAAGGGATTGTGGTCGCCGGAGGAAGACGAGAAGTTGATGAGGTACATGTTGAGCAATGGACAAGGGTGTTGGAGTGACATTGCTAGAAACTCTGGTCTCCAAAGGTGTGGAAAGAGTTGTCGTCTTCGTTGGATTAACTACTTGAGACCTGATCTCAAGCGTGGTGCATTTTCGCCTCAGGAAGAACACCTTATCATCCATTTTCATTCCATTCTTGGCAACAAGTACGTGTACTCTATATCTCTATATAGACACTTCGATCTCTTACTCTCTTCACTAATTGTTATATATAATGGAtgatgttggatatgaatttaGGATGCCTGTGTATACACACGTATTATAGACGTGATATGTTCTACATACATTCTGATTCAGATGGTATAGGCATTAAAATAGGGTTGTGTTTGATATGGAGCTAGGTTCAGATGACGGCAATGTGGATTTTGCAAATTTTTGCCTCATCGTTCAAATGGTTAAAACCACAGAGTAGTTGCCGGTCGGCACGGTGGAGATCCCACCCTAGAACACACCCACACGCATACATAGAAATCTTGTCTAATAAcatttctgtttttggtttcaaaaatttcatcagttaattgagaagaagaaaaaaggaaggaaaagtaCATTTACAATATTGATATATAAAACAAAACTACAGATTGTTTCACATTTCattatttgaaaattttttGTTTCATACATTCTCCATCATATATAACTCATTTCTCATTCTTTTCTCCCTCAGTTTTCCTCTTAATTCTTCCTGTCATCTttaacttcaaaaaaaaaaaaaatgaagactaAATAATTACTAGACTCACTTTAAATTTTGCaccaaaaaacgaaaaaaaagaaTTTGGGCTTATTAGAGGGAGGACTCCAACTTGGGACCTCTTCCATTAAAGGGAGGAGAAATACAACTAGCGTACAAGTTAGTTGGTATAACTTTAACG
This portion of the Rosa chinensis cultivar Old Blush chromosome 1, RchiOBHm-V2, whole genome shotgun sequence genome encodes:
- the LOC112198460 gene encoding uncharacterized protein LOC112198460, which encodes MAYTKSLAITSTLLFIMWLGILGTSQATSRRFKENPNSTLFLEFERWMAAFDKHYPNDEEKERRFAIFKNKLEWVKNFNKQGNHSFTGWKSGVGSAYSGGGVGLMVLSGGKVLWNYAAVRSGGSGHPGGLGSEGVRGEAKRWVVFAG